The following are from one region of the Segatella oris genome:
- a CDS encoding fumarate hydratase, whose translation MANKVEFKYAPMFQVGKDDTEYRLLTKEGVTTSEFEGKQIVKVSKEALTLLAQQAFHDVEFMLRRAHNEQVAAILSDPEASENDKYVALQFLRNAETAVKGILPFCQDTGTAIIHGEKGQQIWTGFEDEEALSLGVYNTFTEDNLRYSQNAPLNMYDEINTKCNLPAQIDIEATEGAEYRFVMVAKGGGSANKTYFYPMTKATIQNESTLLPFLVEKMKSLGTAACPPYHICFVVGGTSAEKNLLTVKLGSIKYYDNLPTTGDETGRAFRDIDLENKLLKEAHKIGLGAQFGGKALAHDIRVIRLPRHGASCPIGMGVSCSADRNIKAKINADGIWLEKMDTNPSELIPEAYRKPGEGAKGIEIDLDKGMDAVRAELTKYPVSTRVSLKGTIIVARDIAHAKLKARLDAGEDLPQYMKDYPVLYAGPAKTPKGYACGSMGPTTANRMDPYVDEFQEHGGSLVMIAKGNRTQVVTDACKKHGGFYLGTIGGVAAVLSQSSIKSIECVEYPELGMEAVWKIRVDDFPAFILVDDKGHDFFKELKPWTPCDCKK comes from the coding sequence ATGGCAAATAAAGTTGAATTCAAGTATGCACCGATGTTTCAGGTTGGAAAGGACGACACGGAATATCGTCTTCTGACAAAAGAGGGTGTAACAACAAGCGAATTTGAAGGCAAGCAGATTGTGAAAGTCTCAAAAGAAGCCTTGACTCTTCTTGCACAGCAGGCTTTTCACGATGTTGAGTTCATGCTGCGTCGCGCACACAACGAGCAGGTTGCCGCCATACTTAGCGACCCGGAAGCCTCTGAAAACGATAAGTATGTAGCACTGCAGTTCCTCCGTAACGCCGAAACTGCAGTCAAAGGCATACTTCCTTTCTGTCAAGACACGGGTACGGCCATTATCCATGGCGAGAAAGGTCAGCAGATCTGGACCGGTTTTGAAGATGAGGAAGCACTCTCACTCGGCGTCTACAACACCTTCACTGAAGACAACTTGCGCTATTCTCAGAATGCTCCGCTCAACATGTATGATGAGATTAACACCAAATGTAACCTGCCTGCGCAGATTGATATCGAAGCAACAGAGGGTGCAGAGTATCGTTTTGTCATGGTAGCTAAAGGTGGTGGCTCGGCCAACAAAACCTACTTCTATCCTATGACAAAGGCAACTATCCAGAATGAAAGCACACTTCTGCCCTTCTTGGTGGAGAAAATGAAGAGCTTGGGAACCGCAGCCTGCCCTCCATATCATATTTGTTTCGTCGTTGGTGGAACCTCCGCAGAAAAGAACTTGCTCACCGTTAAGCTCGGATCTATCAAGTATTACGATAATCTTCCTACCACCGGAGACGAAACCGGGCGTGCTTTTCGCGACATAGATCTTGAAAACAAGCTGCTCAAAGAGGCGCACAAGATTGGTCTCGGTGCACAGTTTGGCGGCAAAGCGCTGGCACATGACATCCGCGTTATCCGTCTTCCACGCCATGGTGCAAGCTGTCCTATCGGCATGGGAGTAAGTTGTTCGGCCGACAGAAACATCAAAGCAAAGATCAATGCGGACGGAATCTGGCTCGAAAAGATGGATACTAACCCTTCAGAACTTATCCCCGAAGCATACAGAAAGCCTGGAGAAGGCGCTAAGGGCATAGAGATTGACTTAGATAAAGGCATGGATGCCGTGCGCGCAGAGCTTACAAAGTATCCTGTTTCAACACGTGTCAGCCTTAAAGGAACTATCATTGTGGCACGTGATATAGCCCATGCAAAACTTAAAGCGCGTCTTGATGCAGGCGAAGATCTGCCACAATACATGAAAGACTACCCTGTTCTATATGCTGGTCCGGCCAAGACTCCGAAGGGATATGCCTGCGGTTCGATGGGGCCGACTACTGCCAACCGCATGGATCCCTATGTAGATGAGTTCCAAGAACACGGCGGTTCTCTCGTCATGATAGCCAAAGGCAACCGCACTCAAGTTGTAACAGATGCCTGCAAGAAGCATGGTGGCTTCTATTTAGGTACGATTGGCGGTGTTGCTGCAGTGCTTTCACAGAGCAGTATCAAGAGTATTGAATGCGTAGAATACCCGGAATTGGGCATGGAAGCCGTATGGAAGATACGCGTTGATGACTTCCCTGCTTTCATTCTTGTTGATGATAAAGGCCACGATTTCTTTAAGGAACTGAAGCCGTGGACGCCTTGTGACTGCAAGAAATAA
- a CDS encoding fimbrillin family protein, with translation MKTIKNLAMLAVAALATAACNNDENLVTPTDHFPADGIIRVAADVTDPQTRAGMETNNLKMFQLRVQNPVNDTYSYNAQMKKDGDQWVSYKNDGSEKMMMLWQNKTQKVNVAAVCIPDVTLTDDNWKATGATPVNITVEADQSKADKLNKSDILAMKNHEFNPATELTTGGKMKVELKHRLAKLNLTVKLGTDFNLNGIGTTNNPITEVNVNGTNTKAAWTLITDEFSGLSEKKSVKPLQTSYTAGNADKQNAVAKYECILLPQTINANGFAVKIVIGGKVYTWKSGDKVTLTSNTQYNLTLTVGKDIVVIGSFTATPWIDGDTQNIETK, from the coding sequence ATGAAGACAATCAAAAATCTGGCAATGCTTGCCGTTGCCGCACTTGCCACAGCTGCGTGCAACAATGACGAGAACCTCGTCACTCCGACTGATCATTTTCCCGCCGACGGCATCATTCGCGTGGCTGCCGATGTAACTGACCCACAAACCCGTGCGGGAATGGAAACAAACAATCTTAAGATGTTCCAGCTTCGTGTACAGAACCCCGTCAATGACACCTATTCCTACAACGCTCAGATGAAGAAAGATGGCGACCAATGGGTGAGTTACAAGAACGACGGTTCTGAGAAAATGATGATGCTCTGGCAAAACAAGACGCAAAAGGTGAACGTAGCCGCCGTATGTATCCCTGACGTCACACTGACCGATGATAATTGGAAAGCCACCGGCGCCACACCCGTAAACATCACGGTAGAAGCCGACCAGAGTAAGGCCGACAAGCTGAACAAAAGCGACATTCTCGCGATGAAGAACCACGAGTTCAACCCTGCCACCGAACTGACCACAGGAGGCAAAATGAAAGTAGAACTCAAGCACCGCCTTGCCAAGCTCAACCTCACCGTGAAGCTCGGTACTGATTTCAATCTGAACGGCATCGGCACCACCAACAATCCCATTACCGAGGTGAACGTAAATGGCACCAACACCAAGGCTGCATGGACACTCATTACCGATGAATTCAGCGGGCTGAGCGAAAAGAAATCTGTCAAACCTCTTCAGACTTCATACACCGCCGGTAATGCCGATAAGCAGAACGCCGTGGCGAAGTACGAATGCATCCTCCTGCCACAGACCATCAATGCCAACGGCTTCGCGGTGAAGATTGTCATAGGAGGCAAAGTGTACACATGGAAGTCTGGGGATAAAGTTACCCTCACATCCAACACGCAGTACAACCTCACCCTCACGGTGGGCAAGGACATCGTTGTCATCGGCAGCTTCACCGCTACTCCATGGATTGACGGCGACACGCAAAACATCGAGACAAAATAA
- a CDS encoding helix-turn-helix domain-containing protein: protein MESNKNKMPTIASLKELTELLQSTEYKTLGDHVVTSDYMAFTDCSPFFQAIIAANAPIRMECMRVAIVKQGSCCPVVNSRPYACEPGDMIFINWGSVLDDDSFAPDTRFEGFALTEEYLRQLFGLDIPTMLKNPGLCFKVHLSEEESKVYKCYLDTIMSLSKLPTGDKNKALNALFVAALNFAEMLYDQDFVAPQKNWSLGKQQTEAFIQLVNQKAHTEHELSFYASTLCMSNHHLSMVVKRETGETAKTWIDRATISAIQAELRYSNKTLTQLANEFNFPSLSSFCKFFKRHIGLSPRQYRAEI from the coding sequence ATGGAAAGCAACAAGAACAAAATGCCCACGATTGCATCACTGAAAGAACTGACCGAATTGCTACAATCTACGGAATACAAAACTTTGGGAGACCATGTTGTCACCTCAGACTATATGGCTTTCACCGATTGCAGTCCTTTCTTTCAAGCAATAATAGCGGCCAATGCGCCCATTCGCATGGAATGTATGCGTGTTGCTATCGTCAAACAAGGTTCTTGTTGCCCTGTAGTAAACTCGCGTCCCTATGCTTGCGAGCCTGGAGATATGATTTTCATCAACTGGGGAAGTGTGCTCGACGACGACAGCTTTGCACCCGACACACGGTTTGAAGGCTTTGCTCTAACCGAGGAATACCTGCGTCAACTCTTCGGATTGGATATTCCCACAATGCTCAAAAACCCGGGACTTTGTTTCAAAGTCCACCTAAGTGAGGAAGAAAGTAAGGTTTACAAGTGCTATCTCGATACGATCATGAGCCTCTCAAAACTACCTACCGGCGACAAAAACAAAGCACTCAATGCCCTGTTTGTCGCTGCACTCAACTTCGCCGAAATGCTTTATGACCAAGACTTTGTAGCTCCACAGAAGAATTGGTCGTTGGGTAAACAGCAGACCGAGGCTTTCATTCAATTGGTTAATCAAAAGGCACACACCGAACATGAGCTTTCGTTTTATGCTTCTACGCTCTGCATGTCTAACCACCACCTCAGTATGGTCGTGAAACGTGAAACGGGAGAAACGGCCAAAACATGGATTGACCGAGCCACCATTTCAGCTATCCAGGCGGAGTTACGCTATTCCAACAAAACACTCACCCAACTCGCCAACGAATTCAATTTCCCTTCACTCAGCAGCTTCTGCAAGTTTTTCAAACGCCACATAGGACTTTCACCACGACAATACAGAGCGGAAATTTAA
- a CDS encoding fimbrillin family protein, translating into MKLQIVKMLAVAALFGGLTACNNELTEPQADQVPENAVRITASINNPFATTRSMPLGTVEDQAKFKEGDEILVTSYSGQHAIYRFDGSAWTPTDGKYLLWKDDNQTETFAAFYPAEWGLARFGIASYAFPTDQSSKDKIAKADLMQTNLNQTKTKDALHFTMGRFTARLIVKIAGFKSEFPANAKVENVKFHNQTYGTPATYTPYADGRGEAGSTYTVLVRDASADHTVSLTVGGKAMTAKLQDYSYDVGKSYTYNLTVGKEKLEVGEVTVADWTGREVIPGGEANLSKWDGVTTSAVTPEADGRTYNIKDAEEWVWLCEQVGNNTIPTNGLIVNLIADLNFGGHEMYPLGYTKDNASGKAVGFWGTLNGNHHTIKELKMTKGTYRHLGFIAQLYPNSTVKDLTVECDIKGNCDDTGSEAVTIGGIAGNCMGGTMQNCTVKGTVSSDKIAVYMGGLIGYFYGGTMMQCSNYANVVSLSDDSRIIGGVAGCVADLLLSGYDMPSFMIACVNYGTISVRGDGRAGGITGEAEENQNKPNDVRNTFVACYNVGDIKVVEGKTYVGEQASGLCTATSEKSTALYGCFSAGTLPQNGKPGVSVCKPYGNGVFALSDASDDLPESVGIADTGKNCGKKTRADLNSPATIKAMNDAIEAFNAKEPTHACTYRFKAGPTYPVLK; encoded by the coding sequence ATGAAACTTCAGATAGTAAAAATGCTTGCAGTGGCTGCCCTCTTCGGAGGACTGACCGCCTGTAACAACGAACTTACCGAGCCGCAGGCAGACCAAGTTCCCGAAAATGCCGTGCGGATTACGGCGAGTATAAACAACCCGTTTGCCACCACCCGTTCCATGCCTTTGGGCACGGTGGAGGATCAAGCCAAGTTCAAGGAGGGAGACGAAATCTTGGTGACAAGCTACAGCGGCCAGCATGCCATCTATCGTTTCGATGGCTCTGCCTGGACGCCCACAGACGGCAAGTACCTCCTTTGGAAAGACGACAACCAGACGGAGACTTTCGCAGCCTTTTATCCCGCCGAATGGGGCTTGGCAAGGTTTGGTATAGCATCATATGCTTTTCCAACAGACCAGAGCAGTAAAGACAAAATCGCTAAAGCAGACCTGATGCAAACGAATCTTAACCAAACAAAAACGAAAGACGCATTGCACTTTACGATGGGGCGCTTCACGGCACGCCTCATTGTCAAGATAGCCGGCTTCAAGTCCGAATTTCCTGCCAATGCCAAGGTGGAGAACGTCAAGTTTCATAACCAGACATACGGCACCCCTGCAACATACACACCCTATGCCGATGGCCGGGGCGAGGCGGGCAGCACCTACACGGTGCTTGTTCGCGATGCTTCTGCGGACCATACGGTTTCCCTTACCGTAGGTGGCAAGGCGATGACTGCCAAGCTGCAGGACTATTCGTATGATGTCGGCAAGAGCTACACCTACAACCTCACGGTGGGCAAGGAGAAACTCGAGGTGGGCGAAGTGACGGTGGCCGACTGGACTGGCCGTGAAGTCATTCCGGGTGGAGAAGCCAACCTATCCAAATGGGACGGGGTGACGACATCGGCCGTAACTCCCGAAGCCGACGGCAGAACCTATAACATCAAGGATGCAGAAGAATGGGTATGGCTTTGTGAACAGGTAGGCAACAATACGATTCCTACGAACGGACTGATCGTCAATCTGATTGCAGACCTGAACTTCGGCGGGCACGAAATGTATCCCTTGGGATATACGAAAGACAATGCAAGCGGTAAGGCCGTTGGTTTCTGGGGCACGCTCAACGGAAACCATCACACAATAAAAGAATTGAAGATGACGAAAGGCACCTATCGGCATCTTGGTTTCATTGCTCAATTATATCCGAACTCCACGGTTAAAGACCTCACCGTAGAGTGCGACATCAAAGGAAATTGTGACGACACCGGTTCAGAAGCTGTGACTATTGGAGGAATAGCAGGCAACTGCATGGGAGGTACCATGCAAAACTGTACGGTCAAAGGAACCGTATCCTCCGATAAGATAGCAGTCTATATGGGAGGTCTCATCGGCTATTTCTACGGAGGAACCATGATGCAATGCTCAAACTATGCCAATGTCGTCTCCCTTTCCGACGACAGCAGGATTATAGGGGGCGTGGCCGGATGTGTAGCCGATCTTTTACTGTCAGGGTACGATATGCCCTCTTTCATGATAGCCTGCGTCAACTACGGTACTATCTCTGTGCGTGGAGACGGACGGGCCGGAGGCATAACGGGAGAGGCCGAGGAAAATCAGAACAAACCGAATGATGTCCGAAACACTTTTGTGGCCTGCTATAACGTCGGAGATATAAAGGTAGTGGAAGGCAAAACTTATGTAGGTGAGCAAGCCTCGGGATTGTGTACAGCAACATCTGAAAAGAGTACTGCACTTTACGGCTGTTTCAGCGCGGGCACTCTTCCACAAAACGGAAAGCCCGGCGTAAGCGTGTGTAAACCGTATGGCAATGGAGTCTTTGCCCTTTCTGACGCTTCAGATGATTTGCCGGAGTCTGTAGGAATAGCCGATACGGGGAAAAACTGCGGGAAGAAAACACGTGCCGACCTGAACTCTCCGGCGACCATAAAGGCTATGAACGATGCTATCGAGGCCTTCAATGCAAAAGAACCGACTCATGCTTGTACCTACCGTTTCAAAGCGGGACCAACTTATCCCGTTCTGAAATAG
- a CDS encoding fimbrillin family protein, whose protein sequence is MKKKFLFAVTLAAVALASCNNDNGQVLSQTKPEYITVSTSIDNLTRVSTTGNASKFDEGDKISVYAWTGTADEVALANLAVNNSINELKDGKWQATPLMKWKDMSTPHFFLSVYPARTVTNFKADPVKVDTQKQLESDLLVAVNTGKSKAGLQATDNPVSLHFDHMMSKLVLELTYRNEFSGTPTVGSTSIEAKNEGTIDYLKGMITPNGTVAPFHLQTVKANEVYASVIIPQAVQKFTITINGKNYVYTHPTQLMLVKGKKQTVKLIVGRNRIELDQVVINDWGAAADITGGEAVD, encoded by the coding sequence ATGAAGAAAAAGTTTCTTTTCGCTGTCACACTGGCAGCCGTTGCACTGGCAAGCTGCAATAACGACAACGGACAAGTGCTGTCGCAGACCAAGCCAGAGTACATCACCGTGAGTACTTCCATTGACAACCTGACCCGCGTCTCCACCACGGGCAACGCCTCCAAGTTCGATGAAGGCGACAAAATCAGTGTCTATGCCTGGACCGGCACTGCCGATGAGGTGGCGCTCGCCAACCTTGCAGTGAACAACTCCATCAACGAACTGAAAGATGGCAAGTGGCAGGCGACTCCTCTCATGAAATGGAAGGACATGTCAACGCCTCACTTCTTCCTCTCCGTCTATCCTGCCCGCACCGTAACCAACTTCAAGGCCGACCCCGTGAAGGTAGACACGCAGAAGCAGTTGGAGAGCGACCTGCTCGTAGCCGTCAATACAGGTAAAAGCAAAGCGGGACTGCAAGCCACTGATAATCCGGTATCGCTCCATTTCGACCACATGATGTCCAAGCTTGTTCTGGAACTGACCTACCGCAACGAGTTCAGCGGCACGCCCACTGTTGGTTCGACAAGCATAGAGGCCAAGAATGAAGGCACCATTGATTACCTCAAAGGTATGATTACTCCTAACGGGACTGTTGCTCCGTTCCACTTGCAAACAGTGAAGGCCAACGAGGTGTATGCTTCCGTCATCATACCGCAGGCAGTGCAGAAGTTCACGATAACTATCAACGGCAAGAACTACGTCTACACTCATCCCACACAGCTGATGCTCGTCAAGGGCAAAAAGCAGACGGTGAAACTCATCGTGGGACGTAACCGCATTGAGCTTGACCAAGTGGTCATCAACGACTGGGGAGCTGCTGCAGACATCACGGGCGGAGAAGCAGTGGATTAA
- a CDS encoding AraC family transcriptional regulator: MKRITSILFILMLSMGSVCAVTSADSIRREMKHLKGKELLRAHSNLCRLAAAQDDMAYELRCIRDFLAEALKQKDADAEGRARVRQLYCYYNYDKPDSILFYLPETLKSLKKNRMWEYYYNAWSVLVERYMYEEKLQTALVEARKMYADAHAVNSNYGLGVSSYDIGSIYQTMGRFREAEKSLTESIAALSKEEDISQLLSAYNALSETLDGLGEYGRLRATTEKWKNVLDKYREEAQRKGYTQPLNGRYLYCTLAAAVAEIETANYSKAYKLLKQAEIYAEGRKAVAQYKLLQVEARYYAATKQYAKAIACNRKNMEIITASVDSVSLLTVQTQQADFLLKAGRYKEAAELYNEILPHKDRLRTTELANQLDELHTIFEVDKLTLRNEIITTRFYLSLIIGLLLLLTLILYIIYMRRMHRKNRALYDSILQYRRVQDEVESSEKAIPEEQLDREGRLYRQLCELMQTKEVYKDTALNRDILAEQLGTNSVYLADAVRKYADGATVNEFINSYRLRRAASLLTGNPDLNINEVEFLSGFNSRSTFNRCFRTSYGMSPSEYKVISKEKKKRK; encoded by the coding sequence ATGAAAAGAATTACATCTATCCTGTTTATCCTTATGCTTTCGATGGGAAGCGTATGTGCCGTCACTTCTGCCGACTCCATACGCCGGGAAATGAAACACCTCAAGGGAAAAGAACTCTTGCGGGCACACAGTAACCTCTGCCGGTTAGCAGCCGCCCAAGATGATATGGCATATGAGTTGCGTTGCATCCGCGATTTTCTTGCGGAAGCTTTGAAACAAAAGGATGCAGATGCCGAGGGAAGGGCACGTGTCAGACAGTTGTATTGCTACTACAACTATGACAAACCAGACAGCATCCTCTTCTATCTGCCAGAGACACTCAAATCTCTGAAGAAAAACAGAATGTGGGAGTATTACTACAATGCGTGGAGCGTTTTAGTAGAGAGGTATATGTACGAGGAAAAACTGCAGACAGCCTTGGTCGAAGCACGGAAGATGTATGCCGATGCACACGCAGTGAACAGCAACTACGGACTGGGGGTTTCCTCATACGATATTGGTAGCATCTACCAAACTATGGGCCGCTTTCGTGAAGCGGAAAAATCCTTAACGGAGAGTATTGCCGCTCTGTCTAAGGAAGAAGATATCTCACAACTGCTCTCTGCCTACAATGCCTTAAGCGAGACTCTCGACGGATTGGGTGAGTACGGCAGACTGCGGGCAACAACCGAAAAATGGAAAAACGTCCTTGACAAATATCGGGAAGAGGCACAGCGCAAGGGCTATACCCAGCCACTAAACGGACGTTACCTTTACTGTACACTGGCAGCTGCCGTTGCTGAAATAGAGACGGCAAATTATTCAAAGGCTTACAAACTGCTGAAACAAGCAGAGATATACGCAGAGGGGCGCAAGGCTGTCGCGCAATACAAGCTCTTACAAGTAGAGGCACGTTACTATGCGGCGACGAAACAATATGCAAAAGCGATAGCCTGCAACCGCAAGAACATGGAAATCATTACTGCCTCGGTCGACTCCGTGAGTCTGCTCACCGTGCAGACACAGCAGGCAGATTTTCTCCTGAAAGCGGGACGGTATAAGGAGGCTGCCGAACTCTACAACGAGATACTTCCTCACAAGGACAGGCTGCGCACCACGGAACTTGCCAACCAACTCGACGAACTGCATACCATTTTTGAAGTGGATAAGCTCACGCTACGCAACGAAATCATCACCACACGCTTCTATCTCTCTCTTATTATCGGACTATTGCTGTTGCTTACCCTCATCCTATACATTATATATATGCGCAGGATGCACCGTAAGAACAGAGCCTTGTACGACTCCATTCTGCAATACCGACGTGTGCAGGACGAAGTAGAGAGTTCGGAAAAAGCCATTCCTGAAGAACAACTCGACCGCGAAGGCAGGCTCTACCGTCAACTGTGCGAACTGATGCAGACCAAGGAAGTTTACAAAGATACGGCACTGAACCGAGATATTCTGGCCGAACAACTCGGCACGAACTCCGTTTATCTTGCCGATGCCGTGCGCAAATATGCCGACGGTGCCACTGTCAATGAGTTTATCAACAGCTACCGTCTGCGTCGTGCAGCCTCCCTGCTGACCGGTAATCCTGACTTGAATATCAATGAAGTGGAATTCCTGTCGGGCTTCAATTCCCGTTCCACTTTCAACCGTTGCTTTCGAACCAGCTATGGCATGTCGCCCTCGGAATACAAGGTCATCTCCAAAGAGAAGAAGAAGAGAAAATAA
- a CDS encoding FimB/Mfa2 family fimbrial subunit: protein MKQISFYYTVVCRLVLSDTSPLLSLLFFVAFLFTSCNSNDTSNEAYGISATLSWADPADAGREIKNVKVWIFQADGKLVSEREYSSKFLTALDIHPLPVGEYDVVAAVNLIKPFRADGNETFSTLSLKLQEASALAEHAHYAVAHISLPKDRNIRANLKLHRILSELTIEVEGVPQGAKLETVVINAAEALVPSQKEADGTWGRASENKQRAKGKIAVEQNNIIKTETLRPMPTVSNATHAYLHFTFHLADKSLRKCDAEAPLMKPAGKYTLKMKYAELKPFMHIDATRISDWEEGWTISGEILNPITQ from the coding sequence ATGAAACAGATATCATTTTATTACACCGTCGTGTGCCGCTTAGTGCTCTCTGACACGTCACCTTTGTTATCACTTTTATTTTTCGTGGCGTTCTTGTTTACATCATGCAACTCCAACGACACAAGCAATGAGGCTTACGGCATTTCTGCTACCCTTTCTTGGGCAGATCCCGCCGATGCCGGTCGCGAAATCAAGAATGTCAAGGTGTGGATATTCCAAGCTGACGGCAAGCTCGTATCCGAGCGCGAATACAGTTCCAAGTTTCTGACCGCTCTCGACATCCATCCGCTTCCCGTAGGGGAATACGACGTGGTGGCTGCGGTCAATCTCATCAAACCTTTCCGAGCAGACGGCAACGAGACTTTTTCCACATTGTCACTGAAACTTCAAGAAGCTTCAGCCTTAGCCGAGCACGCCCACTATGCCGTAGCGCACATCAGTCTGCCGAAGGACAGGAACATCCGTGCCAATCTCAAACTGCATCGCATTCTCTCGGAGCTTACGATAGAAGTGGAAGGCGTTCCACAGGGTGCGAAACTTGAGACTGTAGTGATCAATGCCGCCGAAGCCCTTGTTCCCTCACAAAAGGAGGCCGACGGCACTTGGGGTAGAGCCTCTGAAAACAAGCAGCGAGCCAAAGGCAAAATCGCCGTCGAACAGAACAATATCATCAAGACTGAAACCCTTCGTCCGATGCCTACGGTGAGCAATGCCACGCATGCCTATCTCCACTTTACGTTCCACCTTGCTGACAAAAGCCTGCGCAAGTGCGATGCAGAAGCCCCTCTCATGAAGCCGGCTGGCAAGTATACATTGAAAATGAAATACGCCGAACTTAAGCCTTTCATGCATATCGATGCCACGCGGATCAGCGATTGGGAAGAGGGGTGGACAATCAGCGGGGAAATACTTAATCCCATTACCCAATGA
- a CDS encoding OmpA family protein, translating to MNYKRVMLTMLLGGAILQLHAQEVSKELSTSRGWYVGLRGGLSGGTSTFVSAAADKYRPGWNAGFSGGYRFNSVFSIEGILKWGEVTLGVRKGDVGANYWLGSDLVRYHAPVIGLEGWDYNDLKSRVCIRSFSLQGNIDLLKFFRSVNRRWRMEISPLVSVVRTKADFMDISDNKTVMGLGSQWHFGWGSEMQISYRMSGHWAIGAYGGFTQLVGKRLDYIPEQGYKTNLLREAGLKLTYSVGKKVKRTEALQPSEPNMPEVDDLHVQPEQKEGNEPEMTKVTKQVEQSKTTERPVSEVSVAAAESVAIVDFPTVYFAFNSARISSKEETKMQQILHLLQDNPKLNIIVTGWCDTVGSDAVNLRLSVRRAKALKTWLTTRGINAVRIKTAGKGRDFNEKNAAKARRSETVKED from the coding sequence ATGAATTATAAAAGAGTTATGTTGACAATGCTGCTTGGAGGAGCAATTCTCCAACTCCATGCACAGGAGGTTTCGAAAGAACTATCCACGAGCCGAGGATGGTATGTCGGGCTTCGTGGCGGACTGTCGGGGGGTACGTCTACATTCGTTTCGGCTGCTGCCGATAAATATCGGCCGGGGTGGAATGCAGGATTTTCCGGAGGTTACCGATTTAACTCCGTATTTTCTATCGAAGGTATATTGAAATGGGGAGAAGTCACTCTCGGTGTCCGCAAAGGCGATGTCGGTGCGAACTATTGGTTGGGCAGCGATCTCGTGCGTTACCATGCTCCCGTCATAGGCCTCGAGGGTTGGGATTACAACGACCTCAAAAGCCGCGTCTGCATCCGGAGCTTCAGCTTGCAGGGCAATATCGACTTGCTTAAATTCTTCCGCTCCGTCAATCGTCGCTGGCGTATGGAGATTTCACCCCTTGTATCGGTAGTGCGTACGAAAGCCGATTTCATGGATATTTCAGACAATAAGACCGTTATGGGACTCGGATCTCAATGGCACTTTGGGTGGGGTAGTGAGATGCAAATCAGCTACCGGATGTCCGGGCATTGGGCTATCGGCGCCTACGGTGGTTTCACACAGCTTGTCGGCAAACGCCTTGATTACATTCCAGAACAAGGCTACAAAACAAATCTGCTCCGCGAAGCTGGCCTGAAACTCACTTATTCTGTAGGCAAGAAAGTGAAAAGAACAGAGGCATTGCAGCCTTCAGAACCTAATATGCCCGAAGTTGATGATCTTCACGTACAACCGGAACAGAAAGAGGGCAACGAACCGGAAATGACAAAAGTGACAAAACAGGTTGAGCAGTCAAAGACAACTGAACGCCCCGTTTCTGAAGTAAGTGTGGCAGCTGCCGAAAGTGTGGCAATAGTCGACTTCCCCACAGTGTACTTTGCTTTCAACAGTGCAAGGATCTCGAGCAAGGAGGAAACAAAAATGCAGCAGATACTCCACCTACTACAAGACAATCCGAAGCTGAATATCATCGTGACAGGCTGGTGCGACACTGTGGGTAGCGATGCTGTCAACCTGCGCCTGTCAGTGCGACGTGCCAAAGCCCTCAAAACATGGCTGACCACCCGGGGTATCAATGCTGTCCGCATCAAGACCGCTGGCAAAGGCCGAGACTTTAACGAAAAGAACGCTGCCAAAGCGCGCCGTTCGGAAACAGTAAAGGAGGATTAA